The DNA sequence ATGGTGGGCACGTACCAGGTACGGCTTTTGGCCATCAGCTGAATGGCCTCGGCGTCGAGGAGTGAGCCGTGCTCGATGCTCGTAACGCCGGCCCGCACGGCCCGCTTGATGCCCTCGGCACCGTGGGCGTGGCAGGCCACGGGCATACCTAAGTCGCGGGCAGTCTGCACAATGGCCCGAATTTCCTCCTCCGTATACTGCGCGCCGCTACCATCCTTGCTCAGGTCGAGCACGCCACCGGTGCTGGCAATTTTGATGAGGTCGGCCCCGCGCCGAAACTGCTCGCGCACGGCCTGCCGGCACTGGTCGGGGCCGTTGGCTACGCCCTCGGCCGGGCCGGGGTTGAGCTTATCCATCATAAAGTCGCTGAGGCCATCGGTGGGGTCCATGTGCCCGCCGGTGGCCGAAATGGCCACGCCTGCCGAGTAGATGCGGGGCCCCGGCACCAGCCCCTGGGCCACGGCGTTGCGCAGGCTAGTGTTCACGCCTGAGCCGCCGCAGTCGCGCACCGTCGTGAAGCCCGCCCGCAGTGTGGTCAGGGCGTTGCCCTGGGCCCGGTAGGCCACGTCGGCCGGGTTCAGGGTAAACTGCTCGCGGAAGCTGTTGCGGCTGGGGCTCGACTCCAGGTGCACGTGGCAGTCGATGAGGCCAGGCAGCACGGTGCGGTTTTCGAGGTCGATAACCTTGTCCTGGGGGCCCCCGGCGGCGTAGCCGGCCTGCACGGCCACGATGCGGTCTTTCTCGACCACCACCGTTTGCTGGGCCAGTAGCCGGCCGCTGCGCACGTCGAGCAGGTGGCCGCAGTGCAGGTAGGTTTTTTGGGCGAACGCCGCGGGGCCCCCCAGCAGGAGGGCAGCGGCCAAACAGGGAATAAAGTTGTGCGTCATAGGTTTGCCGAAAGTGGGGCCGGAAGGTACAAGAATTGCCGGGTTGCGGCCCGGGTTTTTCCCGCCGCATTGCCACTTTTCCTCATTTTATTTTTATTCCCGTTCCATGACGACCCAGGAAGAATTCGAAACCGCCGCCCAGCACGCCCAGCAGCTGCCCGGCAAGCCCGCCAATGCGGTGCTGCTCCAACTCTACGCCCTCTACAAGCAGGCCACCGACGGCGACGTAGCCGGCAACCGGCCCGGCGGCTTCGACTTCAAAGCCATTGCCAAGTACGACGCCTGGGCCGCCCAGCGCGGCCTCAGCAAAGACGCCGCCCGCCAGCAATACGTGGAGCTGGTGGGCGAGCTGGCGGGATAAAACAGGGCAGGAGGGTATGGTGGTAGGAGGGTAAACGAAGCGGGAAAAAGCCGAATGTTTCTGGCTTAAGTCCTTCTACCTCCACACTTACTGCCCTCAGACCTTCCTACCCTTATACCCTATAAAAATGCACATCTCCCGCAAAAAGCCTGCGTACCCCATCACGCCCGCGCTACGGCAGTACCTGCGCGACTACGACCGCGACGCCCCGCTGCCGGTGAGCTACGCCGATTTGCGGCGCTACAGCAACTCGTTTTCGCTGCGCGACCGCACCGGGCGCGATACGCTGTGGCAAACCGTGTACTACGAGCCGCAGGCCATGCACGAGCTCAGCGCGGGCCTGGCCGAGGTGTACGCGCTGCTGAAAATGGGCGGCGACTTGTCGTTCATTGAGCACCTGGTGGCCGACCGTATCGACTTCTGCCACTTCGGCAACTCGCAGCCGTTCCGGGTGCGCATCCTCAACCAGCTCAACGACAACTACGATTTCTTTTACGTGAAGCAGGCCGACGCCTCGCGCCTCTACGGCCTGGAACTGGAGCACCTGCTCTCGCCCAACTCGATGAATTTCCTCACCAGCGGCGACACGCTGATTGAGGAGCATATTGCCGGCATTCCGGGCGACGATTTTATTCGCCTGCGTCTCAGCCAGCCGCACCTCAATCAGGTGCGCATCGCCAAGGAGTTTGTGAAGTTCAACGAGCGCTGCTTTGCCCGGCTGCTGGGCGACATGCGCGCCTACAACTACGTGATTGACGTGACGCCCGACTTTGAGGACGAGCAGTACCGGGTGCGGGCCATCGACTTTGACCAGCAGAGCTACGAGGGCAACCGGCATATGTACCAGCCCCGGTTTTTTGCCGACAACGCCGCCGTGGTGGACCTGTGCGCCCGCCTGCTGAAGCCTGAAAACGTGCGCCAGTACCAAACCGAGGAGCGCACCCTGATGGCCCGCCGCGCCCGCACCGAACGCCACCGCCTGCGCGCCCTGCTCGACGTGATGCGCCAGCACGCGCTGGCTCCCCTCGAAAAAGTGGCCCAACTGAAGGAAACCCTCGCCCGCTACCACCAAAGCTCCGCCTTCGCTGCCTGCGACTCGATGGGCGACGTGGTGCGCCTGCACCTGTGGCTGATGCTGGGCCCCGGGACCCGCCCGCGGGGCTAAAATACGGGGCCCCGGGCAGCGGCGAAACACGTTCCGCCGTTGCCCGGGGCCCCAAACGCGCCGGTAATAAGTAAATGGGTTGCCTTTTTTTAGTTACTTATTGTTGGTCAGGGAGCTATAAGCTTATTGACTAGAGCGGTTTTAAGGTCCGTGTATAGTTTTGTTGCTGTCGGTCCGCCGGCTTTTTCAGCCGGCCGACCGATTATCGCCAGGGAAAACAAACGGCGGCGGAGCAATCGGTCGGCCGGCTGAAAAAGCCAGCGGACCGGATTGTACACGGACTTGAAAACTGCGCTAACAACTAACAGCTAACAACAAGTAACCAAGCTACGCCTTAGGTGCGGGCAAATCGAAGGCCACGGCGGCGTGCTCGAAGTGGCCCTTGTGCGAACCGTCGCAGAACGGCTTTTGGTTGGAAAGGCCGCAGCGGCAGATGCTGATGCGCTGGCGGCCGCCGAGGCCGTAGGGCTGGCCCTGGGCGTCAACGAGTTCGAAATCTTCGCCTTCTACGCGCAGCGAGCCGTTGGAAAGTACCGTGAGTTTGGTGGCCATGGGAGTTGTGGATTATGAATTGTGGATTGTGAGTTACGGATTATGATTTATAGGTTGTGAATTATGAATTAATCTTTTTAAGAGCTTGTCAGTCAACAACTCATAATTTATAATTCCTAATTAGCCTAAAGCGTTTTGCGCATGATGAAGTCGTTCATGAAGTACGGGCCGATGGGCACGTCTTCTTCGCGCTGCTGCACGAAGCCGCGCCGCTCGTAGAAGCTAAGGGCGGGGTTGTAGCGGTTCACGTTCAGGTCGAGGGTGTGGCCGCCGGCGCGGCGCACGGCTTCCTCCACGGCTTCGATGAGGTGCAGGCCCAGGCCCTGGCCTTGCTGCGTGGGCAACACGTAGATTTTGTGGAGTTTGTACTCGGTAGGTGTGGCTTCGGCGGAGCCCCCTTCGGCCGGTGGTTGGGGCCCAAAGGAAGCGAAGCCGGCCGGCTGCCCGTCCACGTGCGCTAGCAAAAATGTGTGGTGCTGCTCAGCCATCTGCCGCTTGAGGGCGGCAGGTGTGTAGATGACGCGGTACATGTACTCTATCTGCTCGCGCGAGAGGATGAAGCGGTAAGTGGGCTCCCAAGTGCCCTCGGCCAGCTGAATGATGGTGGGAATGTCGCGGAGGGTGGCGGGCGCAATGCGCGGCAGCGCGGGCGGGGTAGGCATAACAGTACGGCGGAGCAAAACGCAAAATTGGGGCAAAAAAAAGCAAAACCTGCCCGCTTTTTGTACGAGAAGGTCGGTTCCAACGTTCAGCGCGTCCGGTGCCCCCCTCACAGCGCTGCCTTTCCTATGCCACACCCCCTAAAACTGACCCTGCCCCTGGCCGTCCTGCTGCTGGCTGCCGGGGCCCCCGCCCGCGCCCAAATCGCCAACGTGCCCGACAGCCTGCGCCGCGCCGGCGAGCTGGTGGGCAGCCGCCCCAGCGCCCGCCGCCCGGCCGGTGCCCGGGCCCGCTCCACCGTGGCGGCTGCGCCCACAACCGCCGCTCATTTGCTGGGCACCGACCCGGCCCGCGCCACCGACCTGCCCGGCCTCTACGAGCACTTCATCGAAACGTGCCAGGCGCAGCGGCGCAGCTGGAGCGAGAGC is a window from the Hymenobacter nivis genome containing:
- a CDS encoding acyl-CoA-binding protein; translation: MTTQEEFETAAQHAQQLPGKPANAVLLQLYALYKQATDGDVAGNRPGGFDFKAIAKYDAWAAQRGLSKDAARQQYVELVGELAG
- a CDS encoding metal-dependent hydrolase family protein — translated: MTHNFIPCLAAALLLGGPAAFAQKTYLHCGHLLDVRSGRLLAQQTVVVEKDRIVAVQAGYAAGGPQDKVIDLENRTVLPGLIDCHVHLESSPSRNSFREQFTLNPADVAYRAQGNALTTLRAGFTTVRDCGGSGVNTSLRNAVAQGLVPGPRIYSAGVAISATGGHMDPTDGLSDFMMDKLNPGPAEGVANGPDQCRQAVREQFRRGADLIKIASTGGVLDLSKDGSGAQYTEEEIRAIVQTARDLGMPVACHAHGAEGIKRAVRAGVTSIEHGSLLDAEAIQLMAKSRTWYVPTIIAGKSVADTTRQHPGYFPPVIAAKALSIGSQLQATFGRAIKEGVRVAFGTDAGVYRHGQNALEFGYMTEAGMPPIEAIRSATLNAAALLNETANLGTLEAGKLADVVALDGNPLQDITTLMHPSFVMKAGEVYVNK
- a CDS encoding CDGSH iron-sulfur domain-containing protein; translated protein: MATKLTVLSNGSLRVEGEDFELVDAQGQPYGLGGRQRISICRCGLSNQKPFCDGSHKGHFEHAAVAFDLPAPKA
- a CDS encoding GNAT family N-acetyltransferase — encoded protein: MPTPPALPRIAPATLRDIPTIIQLAEGTWEPTYRFILSREQIEYMYRVIYTPAALKRQMAEQHHTFLLAHVDGQPAGFASFGPQPPAEGGSAEATPTEYKLHKIYVLPTQQGQGLGLHLIEAVEEAVRRAGGHTLDLNVNRYNPALSFYERRGFVQQREEDVPIGPYFMNDFIMRKTL